A region from the Panthera uncia isolate 11264 chromosome D3 unlocalized genomic scaffold, Puncia_PCG_1.0 HiC_scaffold_8, whole genome shotgun sequence genome encodes:
- the HCAR1 gene encoding hydroxycarboxylic acid receptor 1 produces MDNGSCCLIEGDPISQVMPPLLIVAFVLGALGNGVALCGFCFCMKTWKPSTIYLFNLAVADFLLMICLPFRTDYYWRQRQWAFEDIPCRVALFMLAMNRAGSIVFLTVVAVDRYFKVVHPHHLVNAISNRAAAGIVSALWTVVILGTLYLLMENHLCVQEDTVSCESFIMESANGWHDIMFQLEFFLPLGVILFCSCKIIWSLKQRQQLARQTRMKKAIRFITVVAVVFVTCYLPSVSARLYFLWTVPSSACDPSVHVALHVTLSFTYMNSMLDPLVYYFSSPSFPKFYTKLKMRSLRPKNPGRSKTQRPEEMPISNLCRKSCASVANSFQSQSDVQWDLQMC; encoded by the coding sequence ATGGACAACGGGTCGTGCTGCCTCATCGAGGGGGACCCCATCTCTCAGGTGATGCCCCCGCTGCTGATCGTGGCCTTCGTGCTTGGCGCCCTGGGCAACGGCGTCGCCCTGTGCGGTTTCTGCTTCTGCATGAAGACCTGGAAGCCGAGCACCATTTACCTTTTCAACCTGGCCGTGGCCGACTTCCTTCTCATGATCTGCCTGCCCTTCCGGACGGACTACTACTGGAGACAGAGGCAGTGGGCCTTTGAGGACATTCCCTGCCGGGTGGCCCTCTTCATGCTGGCCATGAACAGGGCCGGGAGCATCGTCTTCCTCACGGTGGTGGCGGTGGACAGGTACTTCAAGGTGGTCCACCCCCACCACCTGGTGAACGCCATCTCCAACCGGGCTGCCGCCGGCATCGTGTCTGCCCTTTGGACCGTGGTCATCCTGGGGACCCTCTACCTTttgatggagaaccatctgtgtGTGCAAGAAGACACCGTATCTTGCGAGAGCTTCATCATGGAGTCGGCCAACGGCTGGCACGACATCATGTTCCAGCTGGAGTTCTTCCTGCCCCTCGGTGTCATCCTGTTTTGCTCCTGCAAGATTATTTGGAGCCTGAAGCAGAGGCAGCAGCTGGCCAGGCAGACTCGGATGAAGAAGGCCATCCGGTTCATCACGGTGGTGGCGGTTGTGTTCGTCACGTGCTATCTGCCCAGCGTGTCGGCCAGGCTCTATTTCCTCTGGACGGTGCCCTCGAGTGCCTGTGACCCCTCCGTCCACGTAGCCCTGCACGTGACCCTCAGCTTCACCTATATGAACAGCATGCTGGACCCGCTGGTGTATTATTTTTCGAGTCCCTCGTTCCCCAAATTCTACACCAAGCTCAAAATGCGCAGTTTGAGACCTAAGAATCCGGGACGCTCCAAGACCCAGAGGCCAGAAGAGATGCCAATTTCCAACCTCTGTCGCAAGAGTTGTGCCAGTGTGGCAAACAGCTTCCAGAGCCAATCCGACGTGCAGTGGGATCTCCAGATGTGTTGA